A window of Pantoea agglomerans contains these coding sequences:
- a CDS encoding DedA family protein gives MEAWIQHLFTQSLEYALIAVALVTFLESLAFVGLLLPGTVMMASLGALVGSGQIGLYPAWAAGFVGCLLGDWISYGIGWKFQGPLHRWKYLQKYKGLLDKTEHALHQHSMFTILVGRFVGPTRPLIPLAAGMLELPVRKFLPPNLIGCVLWPPLYLLPGILAGVAIDVPKDAQSGAFKWLLLLVALLVWLGCWLGWRWWRSGKSRDWATAWLPPARLRWLAPLSIAIAVAAFVAIQFHPMMPLFRQLLWRVFFA, from the coding sequence ATGGAAGCCTGGATTCAACATCTGTTTACGCAGTCGCTGGAGTACGCGCTGATCGCCGTTGCGCTGGTGACCTTTCTTGAATCGCTGGCCTTTGTCGGCCTGCTGCTGCCGGGCACCGTGATGATGGCGAGCCTGGGCGCGCTGGTAGGTAGCGGTCAGATTGGGCTTTATCCCGCCTGGGCGGCGGGCTTTGTTGGCTGCCTGCTGGGCGACTGGATCTCATACGGCATTGGCTGGAAGTTTCAGGGGCCGCTGCACCGCTGGAAATACCTGCAAAAATATAAAGGGCTGCTGGATAAAACCGAGCACGCGCTGCATCAGCACAGCATGTTCACTATTCTGGTCGGGCGCTTCGTCGGGCCGACGCGTCCGCTGATCCCGCTGGCGGCCGGCATGCTTGAGCTGCCGGTGCGCAAGTTTCTGCCGCCGAACCTGATTGGCTGCGTGCTGTGGCCGCCGCTCTATCTGCTGCCGGGCATTCTGGCGGGGGTGGCGATCGACGTGCCGAAGGATGCGCAGAGCGGCGCGTTCAAGTGGCTGCTGTTGCTGGTGGCGCTGCTGGTCTGGCTCGGCTGCTGGCTCGGCTGGCGCTGGTGGCGCAGCGGCAAAAGCCGCGACTGGGCCACCGCCTGGCTGCCGCCTGCGCGCCTGCGCTGGCTGGCACCGCTGAGCATCGCGATTGCGGTCGCCGCCTTCGTCGCGATCCAGTTCCATCCGATGATGCCGCTGTTCCGCCAGCTGTTATGGCGCGTGTTCTTTGCCTGA
- the rapA gene encoding RNA polymerase-associated protein RapA, which yields MVFTLGQRWISDTESELGLGTVVAVDARMVTLLFPATGENRLYARNDSPVTRVIFNPGDTVTSHEGWQMRVDEVRNENDLMTYIGTRLDTDESEVVLREVMLDSKLVFSKPQDRLFAGQLDRMDRFALRYRARKYQSAQYRLPVSGLRGMRTNLIPHQLHIAHDVGRRHAPRVLLADEVGLGKTIEAGMIIQQQLLAGRAERVLIIVPETLQHQWLVEMLRRFNLHFSLFDDDRYAEAQHDSDNAFETEQLIICSLDFVRRNKQRLALLAEAEWDLMVVDEAHHLAWSEGEPSREYAVIEQLAEQIPGVLLLTATPEQLGMESHFARLRLLDPNRFHDFAQFVEEQQHFRPVADAVSSLLADKAISQEQMNIINDLVGEQDIEPLLQVANSERDGKLDARKELIAMLMDRHGTSRVLFRNTRNGVKGFPKRELHQIRLPLPAQYQTAIKVSGIMGARKSAEERARDLLYPEQIYQEFEGDTGTWWNFDPRVEWLLGYLTSNRKEKVLVICAKAATALQLEQVLREREGIRAAVFHEGLSIIERDRAAAWFASEENGAQVLLCSEIGSEGRNFQFASRLVMFDLPFNPDLLEQRIGRLDRIGQAHDIQIMVPWLEKTAQAVLLRWYHEGLDAFEHTCPTGRTIYDSVHQPLINFLAAPENSEGLDEFIAECRKQHESLKAQLEHGRDRLLELNSNGGESAQALAAEIAAQDNDTELVNFALNLFDIVGINQEDRSDNLIVLTPSDHMLVPDFPGLPEDGCTITFNRDQALSREDTQFITWEHPLIRNGLDLILSGDTGSCALSLLKNKALPVGTLLVEMIYVVEAQAPKHLQLTRFLPPTPIRMLLDRNGTNLAGKVEFESFNRQLNAVNRHTGSKLVNAVQQDVHAILVQAEEKVVPEAQALIAAARAEADEKLGAELSRLEALKAVNPNIREDEIEALESNRQQVLESLSQANWRLDALRLIVVTHQ from the coding sequence ATGGTTTTTACATTAGGTCAGCGCTGGATTAGTGATACGGAAAGTGAGCTGGGGCTCGGAACGGTCGTGGCGGTGGACGCCCGCATGGTTACGCTGCTGTTTCCGGCGACGGGGGAAAACCGCCTGTATGCCCGTAACGACTCACCGGTCACGCGCGTTATCTTTAATCCGGGCGATACGGTGACCAGCCACGAAGGCTGGCAGATGCGCGTCGATGAAGTACGCAATGAAAATGACCTGATGACCTATATCGGCACGCGTCTCGATACGGATGAAAGCGAGGTGGTGCTGCGTGAAGTGATGCTCGACAGCAAGCTGGTGTTCAGCAAACCGCAGGATCGCCTGTTCGCCGGCCAGCTCGACCGTATGGATCGCTTCGCCCTGCGCTACCGCGCCCGCAAATATCAGAGCGCGCAGTATCGCCTGCCGGTGAGCGGCCTGCGCGGTATGCGCACCAACCTGATCCCGCACCAGCTGCATATCGCCCACGACGTGGGCCGCCGCCATGCGCCGCGCGTGCTGCTGGCGGATGAAGTGGGCCTCGGCAAAACCATCGAAGCCGGCATGATTATCCAGCAGCAGCTGCTGGCCGGACGCGCCGAGCGCGTGCTGATCATCGTGCCGGAAACCCTGCAGCACCAGTGGCTGGTCGAGATGCTGCGCCGCTTTAATCTCCATTTTTCGCTGTTCGACGACGACCGCTACGCCGAAGCGCAGCACGACAGTGACAACGCCTTTGAGACCGAACAGCTGATTATCTGCTCGCTCGATTTTGTGCGCCGCAACAAGCAGCGTCTTGCACTGCTGGCGGAGGCGGAGTGGGATCTGATGGTAGTCGACGAAGCGCACCACCTCGCCTGGAGCGAAGGCGAGCCGAGCCGCGAATATGCGGTGATTGAACAGCTGGCGGAGCAGATCCCTGGCGTGCTGCTGCTGACCGCGACGCCGGAACAGCTGGGCATGGAGAGCCACTTCGCCCGTCTGCGCCTGCTCGATCCCAATCGCTTCCACGACTTTGCGCAGTTTGTCGAAGAGCAGCAGCACTTCCGCCCGGTCGCCGACGCGGTCTCTTCGCTGCTGGCCGACAAAGCGATCTCGCAGGAGCAGATGAACATCATCAACGATCTGGTGGGCGAGCAGGATATTGAGCCGCTGCTGCAGGTTGCCAACAGCGAACGCGACGGCAAACTCGACGCGCGCAAAGAGCTGATCGCCATGCTGATGGATCGCCACGGCACCAGCCGCGTCCTGTTCCGCAACACGCGTAACGGCGTGAAGGGCTTTCCGAAACGCGAACTGCATCAGATCCGCCTGCCGCTGCCCGCCCAGTATCAGACCGCTATCAAGGTCTCTGGCATTATGGGCGCGCGTAAAAGCGCGGAAGAGCGTGCGCGTGACCTGCTCTACCCCGAACAGATTTATCAGGAGTTTGAAGGCGACACCGGCACCTGGTGGAACTTTGATCCGCGCGTAGAATGGCTGCTGGGCTACCTGACCAGCAACCGTAAAGAGAAAGTGCTGGTGATCTGCGCCAAGGCGGCCACTGCGCTGCAGCTGGAGCAGGTGCTGCGCGAGCGCGAGGGCATCCGCGCGGCGGTGTTCCACGAGGGGCTGTCGATTATTGAGCGCGACCGCGCCGCCGCCTGGTTCGCTTCAGAAGAGAATGGCGCGCAGGTGCTGCTCTGCTCCGAGATCGGTTCTGAAGGGCGCAACTTCCAGTTCGCCAGCCGTCTGGTGATGTTCGATCTGCCGTTTAACCCGGATCTGCTGGAGCAGCGTATCGGCCGTCTCGATCGCATCGGCCAGGCGCACGATATTCAGATTATGGTGCCATGGCTGGAGAAAACCGCCCAGGCGGTGCTGCTGCGCTGGTATCACGAGGGGCTCGACGCCTTTGAGCACACCTGCCCTACCGGCCGCACCATTTACGACAGCGTGCATCAGCCGCTGATCAACTTCCTCGCCGCGCCGGAAAACAGCGAGGGGCTGGATGAGTTTATTGCTGAATGCCGCAAGCAGCACGAGTCGCTGAAGGCGCAGCTGGAGCACGGCCGCGACCGCCTGCTGGAGCTGAACTCCAACGGCGGCGAGTCGGCGCAGGCGCTGGCGGCGGAGATCGCCGCGCAGGACAACGATACTGAGCTGGTGAACTTCGCGCTCAACCTGTTCGATATCGTCGGCATCAACCAGGAAGATCGCAGCGATAATCTGATCGTACTGACGCCGTCTGACCATATGCTGGTGCCTGATTTCCCGGGCCTGCCGGAGGATGGCTGCACCATCACCTTTAACCGCGATCAGGCGCTGTCGCGCGAAGATACCCAGTTTATTACCTGGGAGCATCCGCTGATCCGCAACGGCCTGGATCTGATCCTCTCCGGCGACACCGGCAGCTGCGCGCTGTCGCTGCTGAAAAACAAGGCGCTGCCGGTGGGCACGCTGCTGGTTGAGATGATCTACGTGGTTGAGGCGCAGGCGCCGAAGCATCTGCAGCTGACGCGCTTCCTGCCGCCGACGCCGATCCGCATGCTGCTGGATCGCAACGGCACCAACCTGGCGGGCAAGGTGGAGTTTGAGAGTTTCAACCGCCAGCTCAACGCGGTGAATCGCCACACCGGCAGCAAGCTGGTCAACGCGGTGCAGCAGGATGTGCATGCGATTCTGGTGCAGGCGGAAGAGAAAGTCGTGCCGGAAGCGCAGGCGTTGATCGCAGCGGCGCGCGCCGAAGCGGATGAGAAGCTGGGCGCGGAGCTGTCCCGTCTCGAAGCGCTGAAGGCGGTCAATCCTAACATCCGTGAAGATGAGATTGAGGCGCTGGAGAGCAATCGTCAGCAGGTGCTGGAAAGCCTGAGCCAGGCCAACTGGCGTCTCGACGCGCTGCGCCTGATCGTGGTGACGCATCAGTAA
- the thiP gene encoding thiamine/thiamine pyrophosphate ABC transporter permease ThiP, whose protein sequence is MATRRQPLIPLWMVPGSSAALLLCGVALLAFGALWASAPTGDWRALLHDSYLHHVVRFSFTQALLSALLSLLPAIPLSRALYRRRFPGRQLLLRLCAMTLVLPVLVAVFGLLTVYGRVGWLAQLCQLFGVDYRFSPYGLQGILLAHCFFNLPLATRLMLQTLETIPGEQRQLAAQLGLRGWHLFRLLEWPWLRRQLLPTGALIFMLCFASFATVLSLGGGPQATTIELAIFQALSYDYDPGRAALLALIQLAFCLTLVLLSQRFSKAIPAGSAQLRGWRDPHDSRRARIGDGLLIALALLLLLPPLLAVMVDGLRGISGGALAQPALWQATLTSLRIAIGAGALCVTLTMMLLWSSRELRQRQRTLPAQVMETSGMLILAMPGIVLATGFFLLFNATTGLPDSPDGLVIFANALLAIPYALKVLENPMRDSAERYSHLCASLGISGWNRLRLIELRALKRPLAQALAFACVLSVGDFGVVALFGSADFRTLPFYLYQQTGAYRGADGAVTALLLLAICLLLFTLMEKLPGHHADTD, encoded by the coding sequence ATGGCAACGCGCCGTCAGCCGCTAATCCCACTCTGGATGGTGCCGGGCAGCAGCGCCGCGCTGCTGCTGTGCGGCGTGGCGCTGCTGGCGTTCGGCGCGCTCTGGGCCAGCGCGCCGACGGGCGACTGGCGCGCGCTGCTGCACGACAGCTATCTGCACCACGTAGTGCGATTCTCTTTCACCCAGGCATTGCTCTCCGCCCTGCTGTCGCTGCTGCCTGCGATACCCCTGTCGCGCGCCCTCTACCGACGGCGTTTTCCCGGCCGTCAGCTGCTGCTGCGCCTCTGCGCCATGACGCTGGTGCTGCCCGTGCTGGTGGCGGTATTCGGCCTGCTGACGGTCTATGGCCGCGTTGGCTGGCTGGCGCAGCTCTGCCAGCTGTTCGGCGTCGACTACCGCTTTTCGCCCTATGGGCTGCAGGGCATTCTGCTGGCGCACTGCTTTTTCAACCTGCCGCTGGCGACGCGCCTGATGCTGCAGACGCTGGAGACGATTCCGGGCGAGCAGCGTCAGCTCGCCGCCCAGCTCGGGCTGCGCGGCTGGCATCTTTTCCGCCTGCTGGAGTGGCCCTGGCTGCGCCGCCAGCTACTGCCTACCGGCGCGCTGATTTTTATGCTCTGCTTCGCCAGCTTCGCCACCGTGCTCTCGCTGGGCGGCGGCCCGCAGGCCACCACCATTGAGCTGGCGATCTTTCAGGCGCTGAGTTACGACTACGATCCCGGCCGCGCCGCGCTGCTGGCGCTGATCCAGCTCGCCTTCTGCCTGACGCTGGTGCTGCTGAGCCAGCGCTTCAGCAAGGCGATACCTGCGGGCAGCGCGCAGCTGCGGGGCTGGCGCGACCCGCACGATTCGCGGCGCGCACGCATCGGCGACGGCCTGCTTATCGCGCTGGCGCTGTTACTGCTGCTGCCGCCGCTGCTGGCGGTGATGGTTGACGGGCTGCGCGGCATATCGGGCGGCGCGCTGGCGCAGCCGGCGCTATGGCAGGCGACGCTGACCTCGCTGCGTATCGCCATCGGCGCGGGCGCGCTCTGCGTCACGCTCACCATGATGCTGCTGTGGAGCAGTCGCGAGCTGCGCCAGCGCCAGCGCACGCTGCCAGCGCAGGTGATGGAGACCAGCGGCATGCTGATTCTGGCAATGCCGGGCATCGTGCTGGCCACGGGCTTCTTTTTACTTTTTAACGCCACCACCGGCCTGCCCGACTCGCCCGACGGGCTGGTGATCTTCGCCAACGCGCTGCTCGCCATTCCCTATGCGCTAAAGGTGCTGGAAAATCCGATGCGCGACAGCGCCGAGCGCTATTCGCACCTGTGCGCCTCGCTGGGGATTAGTGGCTGGAACCGACTGCGGCTGATTGAGCTGCGCGCGCTGAAGCGTCCGCTGGCGCAGGCGCTGGCCTTTGCCTGCGTGCTCTCTGTCGGCGACTTCGGCGTGGTGGCGCTGTTCGGCAGCGCCGACTTCCGAACCCTGCCTTTTTACCTCTATCAGCAGACCGGCGCCTATCGCGGCGCGGACGGCGCGGTTACCGCCCTGCTGCTGTTAGCGATCTGCCTGCTGCTGTTTACCCTGATGGAAAAATTACCTGGCCACCATGCTGACACTGACTAA
- the thiQ gene encoding thiamine ABC transporter ATP-binding protein ThiQ, whose translation MLTLTNLTYLYQHLPMRFSFSAERGERLAVLGPSGAGKSTLLSLIAGFLPVSQGALRIDGADHAHSVPSQRPVSMLFQENNLFPHLSVQQNMALGLHPGLKLNAAQRRQLEEIADQVGLSDLLTRLPGQLSGGQRQRAALARCLLRDRPVLLLDEPFSALDPALRNEMLQLVRRVCEARAITLLMVSHSLEDAQQIAPRSLVIVDGRVYWDGATETLLSGGTREADVLGIARSSGKEHAP comes from the coding sequence ATGCTGACACTGACTAATCTCACCTACCTCTATCAGCATCTGCCGATGCGTTTCAGCTTCAGCGCCGAACGCGGCGAGCGGCTGGCGGTGCTCGGCCCCAGCGGTGCGGGTAAAAGTACGCTGCTCAGCCTGATCGCCGGCTTTCTGCCGGTGAGCCAGGGCGCGCTGCGCATCGACGGCGCGGATCACGCCCATAGCGTGCCGTCGCAGCGTCCGGTGTCGATGCTGTTTCAGGAGAACAACCTCTTTCCGCACCTTAGCGTACAGCAGAATATGGCGCTGGGTCTGCACCCTGGGCTGAAGCTGAACGCCGCGCAGCGGCGGCAGCTGGAAGAGATTGCCGATCAGGTGGGATTAAGCGATCTGCTGACGCGCCTGCCGGGCCAGCTCTCCGGCGGCCAGCGTCAGCGCGCCGCGCTGGCGCGCTGTCTGCTGCGCGACCGGCCGGTGCTGCTGCTGGACGAGCCCTTCTCGGCGCTCGATCCGGCGCTGCGTAACGAGATGCTGCAGCTGGTGCGGCGCGTCTGCGAGGCGCGGGCGATTACCCTGCTGATGGTGTCGCACAGTCTGGAGGATGCGCAGCAGATTGCGCCGCGCAGTTTGGTGATCGTCGATGGTCGCGTCTACTGGGACGGCGCGACCGAGACGCTGCTGTCGGGCGGCACGCGCGAGGCCGACGTGCTCGGCATCGCGCGATCGTCAGGCAAAGAACACGCGCCATAA
- the djlA gene encoding co-chaperone DjlA, giving the protein MRYWGKVIGLVLGLLSGAGFWGIVFGLAIGHLIDKVRSAKGQAWFANNQTRQTLFFQTTFQVMGHLTKSKGRVTEADIQIASLLMERMQLHGEARTAAQRAFREGKQGDYPLRSKLRELRSACFGRFDLIRMFLEIQIQAAFADGSLHPNERQVLYVIAEELGISRMQFDQFLRMMEGGQQFGGGQGGGFQQAQRGPTLEDACSVLGVKSSDDATTIKRAYRKLMSEHHPDKLVAKGLPPEMMEMAKQKAQEIQAAYDLIRREKGFK; this is encoded by the coding sequence ATGCGCTACTGGGGAAAAGTAATTGGGCTGGTGCTGGGGCTGCTTTCCGGCGCTGGTTTTTGGGGCATTGTGTTTGGCCTGGCGATTGGCCATCTGATCGATAAAGTTCGCAGCGCAAAGGGACAGGCCTGGTTTGCGAATAACCAAACCCGCCAGACGCTGTTTTTTCAGACCACTTTTCAGGTGATGGGCCACCTTACCAAATCGAAGGGGCGCGTCACCGAAGCCGATATTCAAATCGCTTCCTTATTAATGGAGCGCATGCAGCTGCACGGCGAGGCGCGCACCGCTGCCCAGCGCGCCTTCCGCGAAGGCAAGCAGGGCGACTATCCGCTGCGCAGCAAACTGCGCGAGCTGCGCAGCGCCTGTTTCGGCCGCTTCGATCTGATTCGGATGTTTCTGGAAATTCAGATTCAGGCGGCGTTTGCCGACGGTTCGCTGCATCCGAACGAGCGCCAGGTGCTCTACGTGATCGCTGAGGAGCTCGGCATCTCGCGCATGCAGTTCGATCAGTTCCTGCGCATGATGGAGGGGGGACAGCAGTTCGGCGGCGGACAGGGCGGCGGCTTCCAGCAGGCGCAGCGCGGGCCGACGCTGGAGGATGCCTGCAGCGTGCTGGGGGTTAAAAGCAGCGACGACGCCACCACCATCAAGCGCGCCTACCGCAAGCTGATGAGCGAGCATCATCCCGATAAGCTGGTAGCGAAAGGCCTGCCGCCGGAGATGATGGAGATGGCGAAGCAGAAGGCGCAAGAGATTCAGGCGGCTTACGATCTGATTCGCCGCGAGAAAGGCTTTAAATAA
- the rluA gene encoding bifunctional tRNA pseudouridine(32) synthase/23S rRNA pseudouridine(746) synthase RluA gives MEPYNPPREPWLHILYQDAHIMVVNKPSGLLSVPGRLEEHKDSVMTRIQRDFPQAESVHRLDMATSGVLAVALTKAAERELKRQFREREPSKSYVACVWGHPAAEKGVIDLPLICDWPNRPKQKVCFETGKAAQTEYEVLAFLDDNSARVALKPITGRSHQLRVHMLALGHPILGDNFYAHPEAKARAPRLLLHAESLTLTHPAFGNSMTFRQPADF, from the coding sequence ATGGAACCCTACAATCCGCCGCGCGAACCCTGGCTGCACATCCTTTACCAGGATGCGCACATTATGGTGGTCAATAAGCCGAGCGGGCTGCTGTCGGTGCCTGGCCGACTGGAAGAGCATAAAGACAGCGTCATGACGCGCATTCAGCGCGACTTTCCGCAGGCGGAATCGGTGCATCGTCTCGATATGGCCACCAGCGGCGTGCTCGCGGTCGCCTTAACCAAGGCGGCGGAGCGCGAGCTAAAGCGCCAGTTTCGCGAGCGCGAGCCGTCAAAAAGCTATGTGGCGTGCGTCTGGGGTCATCCGGCAGCGGAAAAAGGGGTGATAGATCTGCCGCTTATCTGCGACTGGCCGAACCGGCCGAAACAGAAGGTCTGCTTTGAAACCGGCAAAGCGGCGCAGACCGAGTATGAAGTGCTGGCTTTTCTGGACGACAACAGCGCGCGCGTGGCGCTAAAGCCGATTACCGGCCGTTCCCACCAGCTGCGCGTGCATATGCTGGCGCTGGGCCATCCTATCTTAGGCGATAACTTTTACGCGCATCCGGAAGCGAAAGCGCGGGCGCCGCGCCTGCTGCTGCACGCCGAGTCGCTGACCCTTACCCATCCAGCCTTTGGCAACAGCATGACGTTCCGCCAGCCCGCCGATTTCTGA
- the polB gene encoding DNA polymerase II, whose protein sequence is MNTPRAGFLLTRHWRDSAQGTEIVYWLATDSGPQRVVLPAQESVAFIPRDYQPQVEALLRDERQVRLQPLALKDFRRRPVFGLYCRQHRQLQRLEKLLREQGIPVFEADIRPPERFLMERFITAPVWFSGEPQGDTLVNARLKPHPDYRPPLKWVSLDIETTQHGELYCIGLEGCGQRQVFMLGPPNGDASALDFDLIYVDTRPQLLEALNAWFAEHDPDVLIGWNVVQFDLRVLQKHADRYAIPLRLGRQNAPLEWREHGFKPGVFSASAAGRLIIDGIEALKSAFWSFPSFSLEAVSQTLLGEGKAIDNPWHRMEEINWRFANDKPALARYNLKDCELVTRIFHKTEIMPFLLERASVNGLAADRHGGSVAAFSHLYIPRMHRAGYVAPNLGEVAPEASPGGYVMDSRPGLYDSVLVLDYKSLYPSIIRTFLIDPVGLVEGLAHPDDADSVPGFREARFSRLTHCLPALVEQIWQGREAAKKQGNQPLSQALKIIMNAFYGVLGTSACRFFDPRLASSITLRGHAIMQQTRELIEAEGFDVIYGDTDSTFVWLKSPHGEAEAAATGRRLAERVNHWWREHLQQQYGLDSALELEYENHFSRFLMPTIRGAEQGSKKRYAGLIRDGANERLVFKGLESVRTDWTPLAQQFQQALYGHIFRGEPWQEYVRDTVARLLAGELDDLLVYKKRLRRPLADYERNVPPHVRAARLADEQNRRLNRPLQYQNGGSIRYVMATAGPEPLEARVTPLDYDHYVSKQLQPVADGILPFVDGDFATLITGQLGLF, encoded by the coding sequence GTGAATACGCCTCGCGCAGGATTCCTGCTTACCCGCCACTGGCGCGACAGCGCTCAGGGCACCGAAATCGTTTACTGGCTGGCGACGGACAGCGGCCCGCAGCGCGTGGTTCTGCCGGCTCAGGAGTCGGTAGCCTTTATTCCGCGCGACTATCAGCCGCAGGTGGAAGCGCTGCTGCGCGACGAGCGTCAGGTGCGCCTGCAGCCGCTGGCGCTAAAGGACTTTCGCCGCCGCCCGGTCTTCGGCCTCTACTGCCGCCAGCATCGCCAGCTGCAGCGGCTGGAGAAGCTGCTGCGCGAACAGGGCATTCCGGTGTTCGAAGCGGATATCCGCCCGCCGGAGCGTTTCCTGATGGAGCGCTTTATCACCGCACCGGTGTGGTTCAGCGGCGAACCGCAGGGCGATACCCTGGTCAACGCGCGCCTGAAGCCCCACCCCGACTATCGTCCGCCGCTGAAGTGGGTATCGCTGGATATCGAAACCACCCAGCACGGCGAGCTTTACTGCATTGGGCTGGAGGGCTGCGGCCAGCGCCAGGTCTTTATGCTCGGCCCGCCCAACGGCGACGCCAGCGCGCTCGACTTCGACCTGATCTATGTCGATACCCGACCGCAGCTGCTGGAAGCGCTGAACGCCTGGTTTGCCGAGCACGATCCCGACGTGTTGATCGGCTGGAATGTGGTGCAGTTCGACCTGCGCGTGCTGCAGAAACATGCTGACCGCTACGCGATTCCGCTGCGTCTGGGACGGCAGAATGCGCCGCTGGAGTGGCGCGAGCACGGCTTCAAGCCCGGCGTCTTTTCCGCCAGCGCGGCTGGCCGCCTGATTATCGACGGCATCGAGGCGCTGAAATCCGCCTTCTGGAGCTTCCCCTCCTTTAGCCTGGAGGCGGTGTCGCAAACGCTGCTGGGCGAAGGCAAAGCGATCGACAATCCCTGGCACCGCATGGAAGAGATTAACTGGCGCTTCGCCAACGATAAGCCGGCGCTGGCGCGCTATAACCTCAAAGACTGCGAGCTGGTAACGCGTATTTTCCATAAAACCGAGATTATGCCGTTTCTGCTGGAGCGCGCCTCGGTCAACGGGCTGGCGGCGGATCGCCACGGCGGCTCGGTGGCCGCCTTCAGCCATCTCTATATTCCGCGCATGCATCGCGCAGGCTACGTCGCGCCCAATCTCGGCGAGGTCGCGCCGGAAGCGAGTCCCGGCGGCTACGTAATGGATTCTCGTCCCGGCCTCTACGACTCGGTGCTGGTGCTCGATTATAAAAGCCTCTATCCGTCGATTATCCGCACCTTCCTGATCGATCCGGTCGGGCTGGTTGAAGGCCTGGCCCATCCCGACGACGCCGATTCGGTGCCCGGCTTCCGCGAAGCGCGCTTTTCGCGCCTTACCCACTGCCTGCCCGCCCTGGTGGAGCAGATCTGGCAGGGGCGCGAAGCGGCGAAAAAACAGGGCAATCAGCCGCTGTCGCAGGCGCTGAAAATTATTATGAACGCCTTTTACGGCGTGCTCGGCACCAGCGCCTGCCGCTTCTTCGATCCGCGCCTCGCCTCGTCGATTACGCTGCGCGGTCACGCCATTATGCAACAGACGCGCGAGCTGATTGAGGCCGAGGGCTTTGATGTGATCTATGGCGACACCGACTCCACCTTTGTCTGGCTAAAATCGCCGCACGGCGAAGCGGAGGCGGCAGCCACGGGCCGGCGGCTGGCCGAGCGGGTTAACCACTGGTGGCGCGAGCATCTGCAGCAGCAGTACGGCCTCGACAGCGCGCTGGAGCTGGAGTATGAAAACCACTTCAGCCGCTTTCTGATGCCGACCATTCGCGGCGCCGAACAGGGCAGCAAAAAGCGTTACGCCGGGCTGATCCGCGACGGCGCAAACGAGCGGCTGGTGTTTAAAGGGCTGGAGTCGGTGCGCACCGACTGGACGCCGCTGGCGCAGCAGTTTCAGCAGGCGCTCTACGGCCATATTTTCCGCGGCGAGCCCTGGCAGGAATACGTGCGCGACACCGTGGCGCGGCTGCTGGCGGGCGAGCTGGACGATCTGCTGGTCTATAAAAAACGGCTGCGCCGCCCGCTGGCCGACTATGAGCGCAACGTGCCGCCGCACGTGCGCGCCGCGCGGCTGGCGGATGAGCAAAACCGCAGGCTGAACCGTCCGTTGCAGTATCAAAACGGCGGCTCGATTCGCTATGTTATGGCGACGGCAGGCCCCGAACCGCTGGAGGCGCGCGTAACGCCGCTGGATTACGATCACTACGTCAGCAAGCAGCTGCAGCCGGTGGCCGACGGCATTTTACCCTTCGTCGACGGCGACTTTGCTACACTGATTACAGGGCAGCTGGGGCTTTTTTGA